One segment of Cutaneotrichosporon cavernicola HIS019 DNA, chromosome: 4 DNA contains the following:
- a CDS encoding uncharacterized protein (basic region leucin zipper), with product MPTSSPFPNSFLIFSHFIIYSLLTNWLRPVEHLVTSKNTTNAPPPPSAIDRGHIAAPRTSILELPSPITGHLTTYIEPAQSSNLLNNRQPHPTLTMASAYDELDFDPVPDLVGNPSSMLQFLDFGDEDSGAESSPKTVSDNHTPSPPGFVLTSPPSYNPSEFAFDFADEKKAMGGPAYMEDIQIKQEPATEIAPAQAPVQPPQPQMLPPPPQDQSPLPAALLPAQQQEALQQLLASFMNYQSQWGLTDGTLNPSLLASTPGSMTPTSASFTPSSATTAPMSAAVPTPVVPTVNFVPPQQEGDEPLVAITPGEIASPAPSRSDRAASSFSTGDDIDSRIEQLVPLNSIFSAGRGKGGKKGGGMSSVVRNDGEEIDDDESWRPSPEEYKKLSSKEKRQLRNKLSARAFRTRRKDYIGTLESHIKDRDTVIDAIRYELSTTRSENQDLRRELDALRASTLSVLHSQQDAQPITPATSEGTPAPVAVPAPVVQPPAMVRRTTTTPTVNTRKDLAPFATGNAFWAGNENMFGGGNNTVCHTTLTPEITLPPQPNLNPMLNGGVERSAKHTSLHTGDRDIESSSFADWSLETPFSFNSMESYRMQLWSRLSRAAASDKAGIPPTMRPKFFTETNAKAAESSALSALAVAATEHVAIKLSSSFWSALSGSSDKLDVDKLAAVVTGKSRLAVVPNEKNKSLEDDLARAMAGLKVQTGTTSPAESLRTREHPLNAVAGLLFKPAMSALA from the exons ATGCCAACTTCCTCCC CATTTCCTAATTCCTTTCTCATCTTCTCACACTTCATCATCTACTCTTTACTTACCAACTGGTTACGACCTGTTGAGCACCTCGTTACGTCGAAGAACACCACCAAcgcccccccccccccctccgCGATCGATCGTGGACACATTGCGGCACCTCGAACATCAA TTTTAGAGCTGCCGTCGCCCATAACCGGGCACCTTACCACTTACATCGAGCCCGCTCAGAGCTCCAACCTGCTGAACAaccgccaaccccaccccaccttGACTATGGCTTCGGCCTACGATGAGCTTGATTTCGATCCAGTCCCCGACCTAGTCGGGAACCCGAGCTCCATGCTCCAGTTCCTCGACTTTGGAGACGAGGACAGCGGAGCCGAGAGC TCGCCAAAAACTGTGTCGGACAATCACACCCCTTCACCGCCTGGCTTTGTGCTCACCTCCCCTCCGTCGTACAACCCCAGCGAGTTCGCGTTCGACTTCGCCGatgagaagaaggccatgGGTGGCCCGGCGTACATGGAGGACATCCAGATCAAGCAAGAGCCTGCCACAGAGATCGCCCCCGCTCAGGCTCCCGTTCAGCCACCGCAACCGCAAATGCttccgccgccaccgcagGACCAAAGCCCACTTCCTGCCGCTCTTCTTCCCGCCCAGCAGCAAGAGGCGCTCCAGCAACTGCTGGCGTCATTTATGAACTACCAGTCCCAATGGGGTCTAACAGACGGAACGCTCAACCCATCGCTTCTCGCGTCAACCCCCGGGTCCATGACCCCGACGTCTGCTTCATTCACACCATCGAGTGCAACCACCGCTCCCATGAGTGCGGCAGTCCCAACACCGGTGGTTCCAACCGTCAACTTCGTGCCGCCTCAGCAGGAGGGCGATGAGCCGCTCGTTGCAATTACGCCTGGCGAGATAGCATCACCAGCCCCCAGCCGATCGGACCGCGCTGCCTCCTCATTCTCCACCGGTGATGACATTGACAGCCGCatcgagcagctcgtcccGTTAAACTCGATCTTCAGCGCAGGACGAGGGAagggcggcaagaaggGTGGCGGCATGTCCTCGGTCGTGCGCaatgacggcgaggagattgacgacgacgagagctGGCGACCTTCTCCCGAGGAGTACAAGAAGCTCAGCagcaaggagaagcgccAGCTTCGCAACAAGCTCAGTGCGCGCGCCTTCCGCACCCGCCGCAAGGACTACATCGGGACGCTCGAGTCGCACATCAAGGACCGCGACACGGTCATTGACGCCATTCGGTACGAGCTGagcacgacgcgctcggaGAACCAGGACCTCCGACGTGAGCTGGATGCTCTCCGAGCTAGCACACTGTCCGTCCTACACTCGCAACAAGACGCACAGCCCATCACCCCGGCTACATCCGAGGGCACTCCAGCGCCAGTCGCTGTTCCTGCACCTGTGGTTCAGCCCCCGGCAATGGTGCGTCGCACTACTACGACGCCGACTGTCAACACGCGCAAGGACCTGGCGCCGTTTGCTACCGGAAACGCATTCTGGGCTGGCAACGAGAACATGTTTGGCGGTGGAAACAACACCGTTTGCCACACTACCCTTACTCCCGAGATCACCCTGCCGCCCCAACCGAACCTCAACCCCATGCTCAACGGCGGGGTTGAGCGCAGCGCCAAACATACCTCGCTCCACACTGGCGACCGCGACATTGAGTCTTCGTCATTTGCAGACTGGTCGCTCGAGACGCCGTTCTCATTCAACTCCATGGAGAGCTACCGCATGCAGCTCTGGAGCCGCCTttcgcgcgcggccgcaaGCGACAAGGCTGGTATCCCCCCTACTATGCGCCCCAAGTTCTTCACCGAGACCAACGCCAAGGCAGCCGAGTCGTCCGCCCTATCTGccctcgcggtcgcggcAACGGAGCACGTTGCGATCAAGCTCTCATCGTCGTTCTGGTCTGCGCTCTCTGGCTCTTCGGACAAGCTTGACGTTGACAAACTTGCTGCGGTCGTGACGGGCAAGTCGCGTCTGGCTGTCGTCCCCAACGAAAAGAACAAGTCGTtggaggacgaccttgCGCGCGCGATGGCTGGCCTCAAGGTCCAGACGGGTaccacctcgcccgcggAGTCTCTTCGTACGCGCGAGCACCCTCTCAACGCCGTGGCCGGCCTGTTGTTCAAGCCTGCCATGTCGGCGCTCGCATAA
- the TOP3 gene encoding uncharacterized protein (Introduces a single-strand break via transesterification at a target site in duplex DNA. Releases the supercoiling and torsional tension of DNA introduced during the DNA replication and transcription by transiently cleaving and rejoining one strand of the DNA duplex. The scissile phosphodiester is attacked by the catalytic tyrosine of the enzyme, resulting in the formation of a DNA-(5'-phosphotyrosyl)-enzyme intermediate and the expulsion of a 3'-OH DNA strand): MLMLRRAPVASALFKASPCVRAMGIARYTSTRALSTSGWNLARQSNVVPDLELDPSFDALLGDMQMRSKSRSNTPRQVEEHELELVSSGFGVRKQAPADEEEVEWPDRREERRSPATILGNKKIGMVVLPDALVEGVQDAIEATEDKKHVRYAYLELLEPVKEKSPGGSRNMPQHAIARASAFLPAQYGATYNVLAELDKRVGGITGPLLEVSGGLGPGLWASSEVFGEAALQDFTLVHRTRFGLDLAQELAQNLPGDISFKRDITSVAGPPPQVVMATFALSVLPTGRGRRDLLQHMLNLGAEHMVLVDLAGEAGWTAMKQARQWLLAQSTEDNPLHITAPCPHDGACPRVDMIEPCAFSQRIQRPRFTRKTKHAKRGEEDVSYSYLIVSRGQRPEAPSGLEEGVGRFGAVGREAAARALAKVTGRTEIREVEGGEAGELEVVEIAHDITLPAMEDPVETEKLLKAEAYAWPRLVAPPLKRSGFVVMDACMPDEKLMRFTVAKSLGKQSYYDARKSGWGDLWPHAFKGAVERKRGIRLLIEPNAEDMALPSAEDEQAWLDGQADEENMFAVDPDMDRLIKDLAKDALVEVEDIGAPATVYSASSDYVPEPEVTKKRKEPKTEAAKKRAAQREKRETARERKTKLRDARSDKAELTRADRLFYRDADTATVREFEADDPETEPLRPLSEMEPGLRDMGAALKDNRRRGPGFPFNTYGRELHTSARGLHTSARSLSVAPGATGSSQKSARPKVTVASLQAQHNAGDPITMLTAYDFPTSVLSSRAGVDIVLVGDSMAQVCLGYESTIPLTLEDVVYHTRAVARGVGSSFLLADMPFGYVASSIEAGMDAAVRLVKEGGADGIKIEGGREIIPLVERLSAFGISVMPHIGLQPQRAGVTGYRAQGRTASAAADMVALAGEMEAAGAFALLVEAVPHHVGTTLARSVNIPTIGIGAGPNTSGQVLVITDVLGSLDVGPEAGGEEAPPKLAKFVRQFGSVGRASRAAVDEYVREVKARSYPAVPAETYGMPKEELEEFRRIMEKKGE, translated from the exons ATGTTGATGCTCCGACGCGCGCCCGTCGCGAGCGCCCTCTTCAAAGCCTCGCCATGTGTGCGAGCCATGGGCATTGCTCGCTATACCTCCACTCGTGCTCTCTCGACATCCGGCTGGAACTTGGCCCGCCAGTCGAATGTGGTGCCAGACCTCGAACTCGACCCCAGCTtcgacgccctcctcggtgaCATGCAGATGCGTTCCAAGAGCCGATCCAATACCCCACGCCAAGTGGAGGAGCACGAGCTCGAACTCGTATCCTCCGGATTTGGGGTGCGGAAACAGGCCCCAgcagacgaggaggaggtcgagtgGCCTGACCGGCGGGAGGAGCGCCGGTCCCCAGCCACAATCCTCGGTAACAAGAAAATCGGCATGGTCGTCCTTCCCGACGCACTCGTTGAGGGCGTCCAGGACGCCATTGAGG ctaccgaggacaagaagcACGTCCGGTACGCTtacctcgagctcctcgagcctGTGAAGGAGAAGTCGCCTGGCGGGTCCCGTAATATGCCGCAGCACGCTATCGCACGCGCGTCGGCATTCCTTCCCGCCCAGTACGGGGCCACGTacaacgtcctcgccgagcttgacaagcgcgtcggcggAATTACTGGACCACTGCTTGAAGTGTCTGGCGGCCTCGGTCCGGGCCTCTG GGCGTCATCAGAAGTCTTCGGCGAGGCTGCTCTGCAGGACTTTACGCTCGTCCACCGCACGCGAtttggcctcgacctcgcacAGGAACTCGCGCAGAACCTCCCAGGTGATATCAGCTTCAAGCGCGACATCACGTCCGTCGCGGGACCACCTCCACAGGTCGTCATGGCGACGTTCGCTCTGTCGGTGCTCCCGACtggtcgcggtcgccgcGATCTACTCCAGCACATGTTGAACCTGGGCGCCGAGCACATggtgctcgtcgacctggcAGGCGAGGCGGGGTGGACCGCGATGAAGCAGGCCCGCCAGTGGCTTCTGGCACAGTCGACTGAGGACAACCCGCTTCACATCACCGCACCGTGCCCGCACGACGGAGCGTGCCCGCGAGTAGACATGATCGAGCCATGCGCGTTCAGCCAGCGTATCCAGCGTCCCCGGTTCACGCGTAAGACCAAGCACGCGAAGCGCGGCGAAGAGGACGTGAGCTACTCGTATCTCATTGTGTCGAGGGGCCAGCGCCCCGAAGCGCCAAGCGGTCTGGAAGAGGGCGTGGGCCGCTTTGGCGCTGTGGGTCGTGAGGCTGCCGCGAGAGCACTCGCAAAGGTGACGGGCCGCACCGAGATccgcgaggttgagggcggcgaggccggagagctcgaggtcgttgagATTGCGCACGACATCACCCTTCCCGCGATGGAGGACCCGGTCGAGACTGAGAAGctgctcaaggccgaggcgtaTGCGTGGCCGCGCCTGGTCGCGCCGCCACTTAAGCGCTCAGGCTTTGTTGTGATGGACGCATGCATGCCCGACGAGAAACTTATGCGCTTCACGGTCGCCAAAAGCCTGGGCAAGCAGAGCTACTACGACGCACGCAAGAGCGGGTGGGGCGACCTGTGGCCACACGCGTTCAAGGGCGCTGTCGAGCGTAAGCGCGGTATCCGCTTGCTCATTGAGCCGAATGCTGAGGACATGGCCCTCCCAAGCGCGGAGGATGAGCAGGCGTGGCTAGATGGACAGGCAGACGAGGAGAACATGTTCGCAGTCGACCCCGATATGGACCGCCTCATCAAGGACCTGGCCAAGGAcgctctcgtcgaggtcgaggacattgGCGCCCCAGCGACGGTGTacagcgcctcgtccgacTACGTGCCTGAGCCCGAGGTGaccaagaagcgcaaggagcCGAAGACTGAGGCGGCGAAGAAACGGGCCGCCCagcgcgagaagcgcgagaCTGCGCGTGAGCGCAAGACCAAGCTCCGCGACGCACGGTCCGACAAGGCTGAACTTACGCGGGCCGACCGCCTCTTCTACCGCGACGCTGACACGGCGACGGTCCGCGAGTTCGAGGCGGACGACCCGGAGACGGAGCCTCTGCGGCCGTTGAGCGAGATGGAGCCTGGGCTGAGGGATATGGGCGCTGCGCTGAAGGATAACCGCCGCCGTGGCCCTGGCTTCCCGTTCAACACCTACGGACGGGAACTACACACCTCCGCACGGGGACTGCATACGTCTGCGCGTTCTCTCTCCGTTGCTCCGGGTGCTACGGGATCCTCGCAAAAGTCGGCGCGGCCCAAGGTCACCGTGGCGAGCCTGCAGGCTCAGCACAACGCCGGCGACCCGATCACGATGCTGACGGCGTACGACTTCCCTACTTCTGTGTTGAGCAGTCGTGCGGGTGTGGACATTGTGCTTGTCGGCGACTCGATGGCGCAGGTCTGCCTCGGCTACGAGAGTACGATCCCACTTACtctcgaggacgttgtGTATCACACGCGTGCTGTCGCGCGTGGCGTCGGCTCGTCCTTCCTCCTGGCAGACATGCCGTTCGGGTACGTGGCGTCCTCCATTGAGGCAGGGATGGACGCGGCCGTCCGGTTGGTGAAAGAGGGCGGAGCGGACGGGATCAAGATTGAGGGCGGGCGCGAAATCATTCCCCTCGTGGAACGTCTCTCCGCCTTTGGTATCTCCGTCATGCCCCACATCGGCCTGCAGCCCCAACGCGCCGGCGTGACGGGCTACCGTGCACAGGGCCGGAcagcctcggcagcggcggaCATGGTCGCCCTCGCGGGCGAGATGGAAGCAGCTGGTGCATTTGCTCTACTGGTCGAAGCAGTCCCACACCACGTCGGAACAACCCTCGCACGATCAGTCAATATTCCAACAATCGGTATTGGTGCCGGACCCAACACGAGCGGGCAAGTGCTCGTCATCACAGACGTGCTGGGCAGTTTGGACGTCGGACCCGAGGctggtggtgaggaggcgCCGCCAAAGCTGGCCAAGTTTGTTCGCCAGTTCGGCTCGGTCGGGCgtgcgtcgcgcgccgcggtCGACGAGTACGTCCGTGAAGTCAAGGCCAGGAGTTATCCCGCTGTCCCGGCTGAAACTTATGGTATgcccaaggaggagctggaggagtTTAGGCGGATcatggagaagaagggggAGTAG
- the FET3 gene encoding uncharacterized protein (Belongs to the multicopper oxidase family), with product MVSALIAALPLLSVAQAAIIEHWWNISYTTANPDSRFERRVIGVNGTWPPPVLEATQGDVHLIHAYNGMGDDNIPTALHAHGMFFNNTNYWDGATGVTQCGIPNGKTLDYHIDTSLHHGTYWVHGHYDGQYVDGLRTPSIIHPKDNRTDGLTWDDEYTLIVSDWYHEQHHDLKVNEFLSWTNPTGAEPIPKSAVCYVVHNGQYIGNIANGEGVTADVKNNAKINFQPGKKYRIRIINMSALAMFHIGIGGHKWSVIETDGIDTVPYEIDLIEVAVAQRFSMYVEALNQTTDNFAFNIMQSPDMYDAEPEDLPNPPHDLNVNNTIQIVYNDNAPAAEIMEYESWGDPMDDTWFVPLAKEVMVPADVEYTVHANFDTYDDGTNRASFTLDGGFQNTTYRSPNVPSIFTAMTMGQDATNHAIYGAQTSVIPLEHLKMIQLNVHNWDAGFHPFHLHGHVFQVVYKSFDVTSNDNATNPPFNPSQENPARRDTVTIPPGGMVSLRFRADNPGAWFFHCHIDWHLTSGLALVFVEAPDVMQQTLQIPQQLKDLCTDQHIPAQGNVVGKFSTTDFKGQPWGPFPVVMGWTPKAIGAMAGCIITFLVGFATIVWYGTGELNEEDLEEEVRRHIEAKANKKPLWKKVARRS from the exons ATGGTCTCCGCACTCATTGCGGCATTGCCGCTCCTGTCGGTGGCTCAGGCCGCCATCATTGAACACTGGTGGAACATCTCGTACACCACTGCCAACCCTGACAGCCGCTTCGAGCGCCGAGTCATCGGCGTGAACGGTACATGGCC TCCacccgtcctcgaggcgacGCAGGGCGATGTTCACCTCATCCACGCCTACAACGGCATGGGCGACGACAATATCCCCACCGCTCTCCACGCTCACGGTATGTTTTTCAACAACACCAACTACTGGGACGGTGCGACAGGTGTCACGCAGTGCGGTATCCCCAACGGCAAGACGCTTGACTACCACATCGACACATCTCTCCACCACGGTACTTACTGGGTCCACGGCCATTACGATGGCCAGTACGTCGACGGTCTCCGCACTC CCTCCATCATCCACCCCAAGGACAACCGTACGGACGGCCTCACctgggacgacgagtacaCCCTCATCGTGTCCGACTGGTACCACGAACAGCACCACGACTTGAAGGTCAACGAGTTCCTGTCCTGGACCAACCCCACCGGTGCCGAGCCCATTCCAAAGTCGGCAGTCTGCTACGTCGTTCACAACGGCCAGTACATCGGCAACATTGCCAACGGCGAGGGTGTCACTGCCGACGTTAAGAACAACGCCAAGATCAACTTCCAGCCGGGCAAGAAGTACCGCATCCGCATCATCAACATGTCTGCGCTTGCCATGTTCCACATTGGCATCGGCGGCCACAAGTGGTCGGTCATTGAGACTGACGGTATCGACACGGTGCCGTACGAGATCGATCTTATCGAGGTTGCTGTTGCTCAGCGCTTCTCGATGTACGTCGAGGCTCTCAACCAGACCACGGACAACTTTGCCTTCAACATCATGCAGTCGCCCGACATgtacgacgccgagcccgaggatCTCCCCAACCCGCCACACGACCTCAACGTCAACAACACCATTCAGATCGTCTACAACGACAACGCCCCCGCGGCCGAGATCATGGAGTACGAGTCTTGGGGCGACCCAATGGACGACACGTGGTTCGTGccgctcgccaaggaggtcaTGGTtcccgccgacgtcgagtaCACTGTCCACGCCAACTTTGACACCTACGACGACGGCACCAACCGCGCTTCGTTCACTCTCGACGGCGGCTTCCAGAACACGACCTACCGCAGCCCCAATGTCCCGTCGATATTCACGGCCATGACCATGGGCCAGGATGCCACGAACCACGCCATCTATGGTGCCCAGACGTCCGTCATTCCCCTCGAACACCTGAAGATGATCCAGCTGAACGTCCACAACTGGGATGCCGGCTTCCACCCCTTCCACCTCCACGGCCACGTCTTCCAGGTCGTCTACAAGTCGTTTGACGTGACCTCAAATGACAACGCGACTAACCCGCCCTTCAACCCCTCGCAGGAGAACCCCGCCCGCCGTGACACGGTCACTATCCCGCCCGGCGGCATGGTGTCGCTCCGCTTCCGTGCCGACAACCCGGGCGCCTGGTTCTTCCACTGCCACATCGACTGGCACTTGACCTCGGGCCTGGCCCTGGTCTTCGTCGAGGCACCCGACGTCATGCAGCAGACGCTCCAGATCCCCcagcagctcaaggacctctGTACAGACCAACACATCCCGGCACAAGGCAACGTTGTAGGCAAGTTCTCAACCACCGACTTCAAGGGCCAACCATGGGGTCCCTTCCCCGTGGTTATGGGCTGGACGCCCAAGGCCATCGGCGCCATGGCCGGCTGCATCATCACTTTCCTGGTCGGCTTCGCCACCATTGTCTGGTACGGCACTGGCGAGCtcaacgaggaggacctggaggaggaggtccgCCGTCACATCGAGGCCAAAGCCAACAAGAAGCCTCTGTGGAAGAAGGTTGCGCGCCGCTCGTAA
- a CDS encoding uncharacterized protein (Rab subfamily of small GTPases) has protein sequence MSDSPQPSNLKLLLIGNSSVGKSSLLLRFTDDDFLSEEETAATIGVDFKVKSIELNGRRYKLSIWDTAGQERFRTLTSSYYRGAQGVILVYDVSSRPTFDELIKWFREIETYCAEDVVKILVGNKVDKEYQRQVTHEEGEKFAERMGTLFVECSAKTNVGVTEAFQELVRRILDTPSLWQRGPQPVRAPGTVTLSDDNSGLLGGCAC, from the exons ATGAGCGACTCTCCTCAACCCTCCAATCTCAAGCTCCTGCTCATTGGTAATTCCAGCGTCG GCAAGTCATCCCTGCTCCTACGGTTCACGGACGACGACTTTTTatccgaggaggagacggcaGCGACCATCGGTGTCGACTTCAAGGTGAAGAGCATCGAGCTTAATGGGCGACGGTACAAGCTCTCCATCTGG GACACAGCTGGACAGGAGCGCTTCAGGACCCTCACCTCGAGCTACTACCGCGGCGCACAAGGCGTCATACTTG TGTATGATGTTTCCTCACGGCCCACGTTCGACGAGTTGATCAAGTGGTTCCGCGAGATCGAGACGTactgcgccgaggacgttgtCAAGATACTCGTCGGCAACAAGGTCGACAAG GAGTATCAGCGCCAAGTGACGCATGAGGAAGGCGAGAAGTTTGCGGAGCGTATGGGCACACTCTTCGTTG AGTGCTCAGCCAAGACCAACGTCGGCGTAACAGAAGCGTTCCAGGAGCTGGTCAGACGC ATTCTCGACACACCGTCGCTCTGGCAGCGCGGGCCGCAGCCCGTCCGTGCCCCTGGTACCGTCACACTGTCGGATGATAACAGCGGGCTACTGGGCGGCTGTGCGTGCTGA
- a CDS encoding uncharacterized protein (Alginate lyase), with protein sequence MSGTLIERSLYERHSLVLRSYFRFISLLSFQVFNMRFQLLSILAVLASVSVEASQPEVRDLANQAGPAGVARSFERPHGNMRRSRSRHNKRKTCRVRPSASGSAPTTSSGPADSNSFAADKGGKPSVSASDSASDSTSSSPSASPSASGSAPADGASKEDSFEEAEASSASSAPAKPAPTAAGSGGVNTADKVLAGDVDKWIGTLAPEQGPVGTAIDTFTTGGGGPGVTMIDNAGAVKQGSFDSMTIEGNNPGLKTAYGLASFNGDSATFKFRQGQVGDNDSWFWYTTPDPGNTGMDLTAARTASFTYTVKFQDGFDWKLGGKLPGWYGGDSADAGKHCTGHAGSSSCFTSRLMWRSGGVGEVYNYYWGSKQAYCTDPSTYKVGKSEVICHSGSGDSLGRGAFNFEAGKAVTITNTVTLNTMNGNSPNEDGSQVIVVDGVKVIEANKLVLRHHDAGRIRGLFFSTFFGGSGGSWASPKEQEVTFSDISVSILEKL encoded by the exons ATGTCTGGTACA CTCATTGAACGTTCGTTGTACGAACGACATTCATTAGTCTTACGCTCTTACTTTCGTTTCATTTCTCTTCTTTC CTTCCAAGTCTTCAACATGCGTTTCCAACTTCTGTCTATTCTCGCCGTTCTGGCTTCGGTCTCGGTTGAGGCTTCGCAGCCGGAGGTTCgtgacctcgccaaccagGCTGGCCCTGCTGGCGTCGCACGCTCCTTTGAGCGGCCTCACGGCAACATGCGCCGCAGCCGTTCGCGTCACAACAAGCGCAAGACGTGCCGTGTCCGTCCCAGTGCGTCCGGCTCGGCTCCCACCACCTCATCCGGTCCCGCCGACAGCAACTCGTTCGCCGCGGACAAGGGAGGCAAGCCCTCGGTTTCTGCCTCTGACTCTGCCTCTGACTCtacctcttcctctccttctgctTCTCCCTCTGCTTCTGGATCAGCTCCCGCCGACGGTGCGTCCAAAGAGGACAGTttcgaggaggctgaggcgtcctcggcctcgtcagCGCCGGCCAAGCCTGCCCCAACTGCTGCCGGCTCCGGCGGCGTCAACACCGCGGACAAGGTGCTTGCTGGCGACGTTGACAAGTGGATCGGCACCCTCGCCCCTGAGCAGGGCCCCGTGGGCACCGCCATCGACACGTTCACTAccggtggcggtggcccCGGCGTTACCATGATCGACAATGCTGGCGCGGTCAAGCAAGGCTCGTTCGACAGCATGACCATCGAGGGCAACAATCCCGGCCTTAAGACCGCGTACGGCCTCGCCAGCTTCAACGGCGACTCGGCCACCTTCAAATTCCGCCAGGGTCAGGTGGGCGACAACGATTCGTGGTTCTGGTACACGACCCCGGACCCCGGCAACACTGGTATGGACCTCACAGCCGCACGCACTGCCTCGTTCACCTACACTGTCAAGTTCCAGGACGGCTTTGACTGGAAGCTTGGAGGCAAGCTCCCGGGCTGGTATGGCGGTGACTCTGCCGACGCCGGCAAGCATTGCACTGGTCACGCTggcagctcgtcgtgctTCACGTCGCGTCTCATGTGGCGCTCGGGAggtgtcggcgaggtctACAACTACTACTGGGGCTCGAAGCAGGCTTACTGCACCGACCCGTCCACGTACAAGGTCGGCAAGTCCGAGGTCATCTGCCACTCCGGTTCGGGCGACTCTCTCGGCCGTGGCGCGTTCAACTTTGAGGCCGGCAAGGCCGTCACCATCACCAACACCGTTACGCTTAACACGATGAACGGCAACTCTCCCAACGAGGATGGCAGTCAggtcatcgtcgtcgacggcgtcaaggtcatcgaggcgaacaagctcgtcctccgtcACCACGATGCGGGCCGCATCCGCggcctcttcttctcgacgtTCTTCGGCGGCAGTGGTGGCTCGTGGGCCAGCCccaaggagcaggaggtGACGTTCAGCGACATCTCCGTCTCGATCCTTGAGAAGCTCTAA